The Arachis duranensis cultivar V14167 chromosome 2, aradu.V14167.gnm2.J7QH, whole genome shotgun sequence genome has a window encoding:
- the LOC107473541 gene encoding putative pentatricopeptide repeat-containing protein At5g52630 has translation MLPIATALHPNTQSFEQHYRNLCNTLLSLTYSRSLPKGLQLHAHILKTGLNSIPLLSHHLINFYSKTCLPHFSHKVFDESPHRTSTTWSSLISSFAQNELPLLALHSFRRMILNGIRPDDHTFPSATKSCAILGNPHIGESVHCLALKTWYVVDVFVGSSIVDMYAKCGKIWCARKVFDEMPKRNVVSWSGMIYGYAQIGEDEEALGLFKRVMGEKDVGVNDFTLSSVLRVCGGSTLLELGKQVHGLCFKTSFNSSCFVGSSLISLYSKCGVVEGAYQVFEEVKDRNLGMWNAMLIACAQHAHTSKTFELFREMESLGMKPNFITFLCMLYACSHTGLVEEGQYYFEMMRGYGIEPGAQHYSTLVDLLGRAGKLQEAVQVVQEMPMHPTESVWGALLTGCRIHGNTELASYVADRLFELGSLSSGVHVLLSNAYAAAGRWEEAARARKMLRDQGIKKETGLSWVEEGNKVHTFAAGDRSHAKTTEIYKKLEELGEEMEKAGYVADTSFVLKEVGGEEKNETIRYHSERLAIAFGLITFPKERPIRVMKNLRVCGDCHTAIKYISKCTGRVIIVRDNNRFHRFEDGKCTCGDYW, from the coding sequence ATGCTACCAATAGCAACTGCATTGCACCCAAACACCCAAAGCTTTGAACAACACTACCGGAACCTTTGCAACACGCTCCTGTCCCTCACCTATTCTCGCTCCCTTCCAAAGGGGCTTCAGCTCCACGCCCATATCCTCAAGACTGGCCTCAACTCCATTCCTCTCCTCTCGCATCACCTTATTAACTTCTACTCGAAAACTTGCCTCCCCCACTTCTCCCACAAAGTGTTTGACGAAAGTCCCCATAGAACCTCCACCACATGGAGCTCCTTAATCTCTTCTTTCGCCCAAAACGAACTCCCATTGCTTGCTCTACACTCATTTCGCCGCATGATCCTTAATGGGATCCGTCCAGATGACCACACCTTCCCCAGCGCCACCAAGTCGTGTGCCATATTGGGCAATCCCCACATTGGGGAATCAGTGCATTGTCTCGCCCTCAAGACTTGGTATGtggttgatgtgtttgttgggAGTTCCATTGTTGATATGTATGCCAAGTGTGGCAAAATTTGGTGTGCGAGAAAGGTTTTCGACGAAATGCCCAAACGAAATGTTGTTTCTTGGAGTGGGATGATATATGGGTATGCGCAGATAGGTGAGGATGAGGAGGCTCTCGGATTGTTTAAGAGGGTGATGGGTGAGAAAGATGTTGGGGTTAATGATTTTACTTTGTCTAGTGTTTTGAGGGTTTGTGGAGGCTCCACATTGCTTGAGTTGGGGAAGCAAGTACATGGATTGTGCTTTAAGACAAGCTTTAATTCATCGTGTTTTGTGGGGAGTTCATTGATTTCTTTGTACTCTAAGTGTGGGGTTGTGGAAGGAGCTTACCAGGTTTTTGAGGAGGTGAAGGATAGAAACCTTGGCATGTGGAATGCAATGCTGATTGCATGTGCTCAGCATGCCCATACAAGTAAAACATTTGAGCTTTTCAGGGAGATGGAGAGTCTTGGGATGAAGCCTAATTTCATAACTTTTTTGTGCATGCTCTATGCTTGCAGCCACACTGGATTGGTTGAGGAGGGCCAGTATTACTTTGAGATGATGAGAGGCTATGGCATTGAACCAGGGGCACAACATTACTCCACATTGGTGGATTTGCTTGGCCGTGCCGGGAAGTTGCAGGAAGCAGTTCAGGTGGTTCAAGAGATGCCTATGCATCCAACAGAATCTGTCTGGGGAGCTTTGTTGACAGGTTGTAGAATACACGGGAACACTGAATTGGCATCCTACGTGGCTGATAGACTTTTTGAGTTGGGCTCATTGAGCTCAGGCGTTCATGTATTGCTCTCTAATGCTTATGCTGCTGCTGGTAGATGGGAGGAAGCGGCAAGGGCAAGGAAGATGCTGAGGGATCAAGGAATAAAGAAGGAAACTGGTTTGAGTTGGGTGGAGGAAGGGAATAAAGTTCACACATTTGCTGCCGGGGATAGGTCTCATGCAAAGACCACGGAAATCTATAAGAAGTTGGAGGAGTTAGGAGAAGAAATGGAGAAGGCTGGTTATGTTGCAGACACATCTTTTGTGCTGAAAGAGGTGGGAGGCGAAGAGAAGAATGAGACTATAAGGTATCATAGCGAAAGGTTGGCCATAGCATTTGGCCTCATTACTTTCCCGAAGGAGCGACCAATCAGAGTGATGAAGAATCTGCGTGTCTGCGGCGATTGCCACACTGCAATCAAGTACattagcaagtgcactgggagGGTGATCATTGTGAGGGACAATAACAGGTTCCACCGATTTGAGGATGGGAAATGCACTTGTGGAGATTATTGGTGA